One Mycobacteriales bacterium DNA window includes the following coding sequences:
- a CDS encoding mismatch-specific DNA-glycosylase, with protein sequence MPSRAELEAAYGAVVPDLVAPGLAVLLCGINPSLWSGLTGHHFANPSNRLWPVLHGSGWTPQRLHPSQTDALLGAGLGITNLVPRATARADELTDDEVRAGLPRVEDLAWQWQPRWVAFLGLTTYRVATGDRRAAVGPQERDLAGAGVWLLPNPSGLNASWQLPRLVEAYAALREAARS encoded by the coding sequence GTGCCGAGCAGGGCGGAGCTCGAGGCGGCGTACGGCGCCGTCGTCCCGGACCTGGTCGCCCCCGGTCTCGCGGTCCTGCTGTGCGGCATCAACCCCTCGCTGTGGTCGGGGCTCACGGGCCACCACTTCGCGAACCCGAGCAACCGCCTGTGGCCAGTGCTGCACGGCAGCGGCTGGACGCCGCAGCGGCTGCACCCTTCGCAGACCGACGCGCTGCTGGGAGCCGGGCTCGGGATCACCAACCTGGTGCCGCGCGCGACCGCCCGGGCCGACGAGCTCACCGACGACGAGGTGCGCGCCGGGCTGCCGCGGGTCGAGGACCTGGCTTGGCAGTGGCAGCCGCGGTGGGTGGCGTTCCTGGGGCTCACCACCTACCGGGTGGCGACCGGTGACCGGCGGGCAGCGGTCGGCCCGCAGGAGCGCGACCTCGCCGGCGCCGGGGTGTGGCTGCTGCCCAACCCGAGCGGCCTCAACGCCTCCTGGCAGCTGCCGCGCCTGGTCGAGGCCTACGCCGCGCTCCGGGAGGCGGCCCGCAGCTGA